Proteins encoded in a region of the Phacochoerus africanus isolate WHEZ1 chromosome 8, ROS_Pafr_v1, whole genome shotgun sequence genome:
- the KTI12 gene encoding protein KTI12 homolog: protein MPLVVFCGLPYTGKSRRAEELRRALASEGRSVYVVDEAAVLGAEDATVYGDSAREKALRGALRAAVERRLSRHDVVIIDSLNYIKGFRYELYCLARAARTTLCVVYCVRPGGLGRGPRVAGVEENRSLNVSVSWRPRAEEGGRPLSADTSVLGEPQAVDSVVNGRRQTDVPKEPERKEIGASDFLGVLNTESEKSAKHVSGVFYPPELLEALALRFEAPDSRNRWDRPLFTLVGLEEPLPLAEIRAALFENRAPPPHQSTQSQPLASGSFLHQLDQVTSQVLAGLMEAQKSAVPGDLLKLPGTTEHLRFTRPLTMAELSRLRRQFISYTKMHPNNENLPQLANMFLQYLSQSLH, encoded by the coding sequence ATGCCCCTCGTGGTGTTTTGCGGACTGCCGTACACCGGCAAGAGCCGGCGCGCGGAAGAGCTCCGCCGCGCCCTGGCGTCCGAGGGCCGCTCGGTATACGTGGTGGACGAAGCAGCGGTGCTGGGCGCGGAGGACGCGACAGTGTACGGCGATTCGGCCCGTGAGAAGGCCCTGCGTGGGGCCCTGCGAGCTGCCGTGGAGCGGCGCTTGAGTCGCCACGACGTGGTCATTATCGACTCGCTTAACTACATCAAGGGCTTCCGCTACGAGCTGTATTGCCTGGCTCGGGCGGCGCGCACCACGCTGTGCGTGGTTTACTGCGTGCGGCCAGGTGGTTTGGGCAGAGGACCGCGGGTGGCCGGCGTAGAGGAGAATCGGAGCCTGAACGTCAGTGTGAGTTGGAGACCGCGcgctgaggagggagggagacctCTGTCGGCGGATACCAGTGTTCTCGGGGAACCGCAGGCAGTGGACTCCGTAGTCAACGGGAGACGCCAGACAGATGTACCTAAGGAACCAGAGCGGAAGGAAATCGGGGCGTCAGATTTTCTAGGTGTCTTGAATACGGAATCCGAGAAATCTGCAAAGCATGTGTCCGGTGTTTTTTACCCTCCCGAACTTCTGGAGGCTCTGGCGCTGCGCTTCGAAGCTCCCGACTCTCGGAACCGCTGGGACCGGCCCCTGTTCACTTTGGTGGGCTTAGAGGAGCCGTTGCCCTTGGCAGAGATCAGGGCTGCCCTCTTTGAGAACCGGGCTCCTCCACCCCATCAGTCTACACAGTCCCAGCCACTTGCCTCTGGCAGCTTTTTGCACCAGTTGGACCAGGTCACTAGCCAGGTGTTGGCAGGACTGATGGAAGCACAGAAGAGTGCAGTCCCTGGAGACTTGCTTAAGCTTCCTGGCACCACAGAGCACCTGCGGTTTACCCGGCCCTTGACCATGGCAGAACTGAGTCGTCTCCGTCGCCAGTTTATTTCCTACACCAAAATGCATCCCAACAATGAGAACCTGCCTCAACTAGCCAACATGTTTCTGCAGTATCTGAGCCAGAGCTTGCACTAA